From a single Loigolactobacillus coryniformis subsp. coryniformis KCTC 3167 = DSM 20001 genomic region:
- a CDS encoding GntR family transcriptional regulator — protein sequence MEDGHGEYLRLVLLGYKNEVASNSLTQQAYLVILKAIRNLYLEPGKSFLEREITDLLEMSRTPVHEALIRLEMEGWLKVIPRKGFKVEPILRRIIIEISEITEVLDGLAVELATNIISNEELDRLDRLIDKQEEAMYNKNLKTYVAVDQEFHNLIVDQSRNNRLIKAMANYSDQLYRARLYTINARKLPIQSIQEHRAIVAAIRAKNKIAARELMQGHRHRGSLEIADIIKKKS from the coding sequence ATGGAAGATGGCCATGGAGAGTATTTGAGACTAGTGTTATTAGGGTATAAAAATGAAGTAGCAAGTAATTCTTTAACACAGCAGGCATATCTTGTCATCTTAAAAGCCATTCGTAATCTTTATCTAGAACCGGGAAAGTCATTTTTAGAACGCGAAATAACAGATTTATTAGAAATGAGTCGAACACCAGTACATGAAGCATTAATACGCCTAGAAATGGAGGGCTGGCTCAAAGTTATTCCCAGAAAGGGTTTTAAGGTTGAACCAATCCTGAGAAGGATTATTATTGAAATATCTGAAATTACAGAGGTACTTGATGGGCTAGCTGTAGAACTTGCAACTAATATCATTAGTAATGAAGAGTTAGATAGGTTAGATAGGTTAATCGATAAACAAGAAGAAGCGATGTATAATAAAAATCTGAAAACCTACGTAGCTGTTGATCAGGAGTTCCATAATTTAATTGTTGATCAATCGCGTAACAATCGATTAATAAAAGCAATGGCAAACTATTCTGATCAGTTGTACCGAGCTCGCCTTTACACGATTAATGCACGTAAATTGCCAATTCAATCTATTCAAGAACATCGAGCAATTGTTGCTGCTATACGTGCTAAAAATAAGATAGCAGCTCGTGAGCTTATGCAAGGACATAGGCATCGGGGCAGTTTGGAAATAGCGGATATTATAAAGAAAAAGTCCTAG
- the smpB gene encoding SsrA-binding protein SmpB: MAKKAKSADNVLAQNKKARHDYTILETYEAGIVLTGTEIKSVRNGRINLKDGFARVRNGEVWLENVHISPYEQGNQFNVDPLRNRKLLLRKKEIGKLLGATQGSGITLVPLRVYLKHGFAKLLLGVAKGKHTYDKRETLKRRDQDRELQRVMKNHG; this comes from the coding sequence GTGGCAAAAAAAGCAAAGTCAGCAGATAATGTTTTAGCGCAGAATAAAAAAGCGCGTCACGATTACACCATATTAGAAACGTATGAAGCCGGGATCGTTTTAACCGGTACTGAAATAAAATCAGTCCGTAATGGGCGGATCAATTTGAAAGACGGTTTCGCCCGAGTCCGTAATGGCGAAGTTTGGCTGGAAAATGTCCACATCAGTCCTTATGAACAGGGCAATCAGTTTAACGTTGATCCGTTACGTAATCGAAAGTTATTATTGCGTAAAAAAGAGATCGGTAAATTGTTAGGGGCTACTCAAGGCTCAGGGATAACCTTAGTACCATTACGTGTTTATCTTAAGCATGGTTTCGCTAAGTTATTACTTGGCGTGGCTAAAGGGAAGCACACTTACGATAAACGAGAAACGTTAAAGCGACGTGATCAAGACCGTGAGTTACAGCGGGTCATGAAAAATCATGGCTAA
- a CDS encoding IS1380 family transposase: protein MATLPEKRVNFNPKLHISHTGGELSTDAGLVLVKELMAQLNFTTLAYQLVHFDDQRHYARYSNVSLLEQVVLQLIAGYPADLAATSLRDDPTFKLLLAQPQLASQPSLSRFWQRCDEQTITSLQTLNQALLDQAWTGAKQQQLILDIDSTHADTHGHQEKTAFNAHYGTTGYHPLVAFDGQTGHCLKAQLRPGNVYTSTDIAPFITPLLQHYHQVKPNADILVRGDSGFATPELYETCEANDTFYLIRLKANRRLNQLAERFVQISDEQNWTETEVHYYRASYQARSWPKPRQIYIKSTRPAGELLFQHEYLVSNLTSFVAEDAFQAYHQRGQMENYIKEAKAGFYLDKMTSSQFIPNYARMMFSVLAYNLVSLMRQLLPVQHQRLQVTTLRLWLFKVAGKLVTSGRQLYLKLSRHHVYQDLFYQLLARIQALQWG from the coding sequence ATGGCAACTTTACCGGAAAAACGAGTTAATTTCAATCCTAAATTACATATTTCGCACACTGGTGGTGAACTTTCCACTGATGCTGGGCTAGTGTTGGTCAAAGAATTAATGGCGCAACTCAATTTCACGACCTTAGCGTATCAATTAGTCCATTTTGATGACCAGCGCCATTACGCTCGTTACAGCAACGTTAGTCTACTAGAACAGGTCGTGCTGCAGTTGATCGCCGGTTACCCGGCCGATCTAGCTGCCACCAGTTTGCGCGATGACCCCACATTTAAATTACTATTGGCACAACCGCAATTGGCCTCACAACCGTCATTATCCCGTTTTTGGCAACGCTGTGACGAGCAGACCATCACCTCATTACAAACGTTGAATCAAGCATTGCTTGACCAAGCGTGGACTGGCGCCAAGCAACAACAGCTGATCCTCGATATTGACTCGACTCACGCCGATACTCATGGTCATCAGGAAAAAACGGCCTTTAATGCGCATTACGGTACCACGGGTTACCATCCGCTGGTCGCTTTTGACGGGCAAACGGGCCACTGTTTAAAGGCTCAATTGCGCCCAGGTAATGTTTATACCAGTACGGATATTGCCCCCTTTATCACACCACTACTACAGCACTATCATCAAGTCAAACCGAACGCTGATATCTTGGTCCGCGGGGATAGTGGCTTTGCGACTCCAGAATTATACGAAACTTGTGAAGCCAACGACACTTTTTACTTGATCCGCCTGAAAGCCAATCGGCGGCTGAACCAACTGGCTGAACGTTTTGTTCAGATCAGTGATGAGCAGAATTGGACTGAGACCGAGGTCCATTATTATCGCGCGTCTTATCAAGCCCGATCATGGCCTAAGCCGCGCCAGATCTATATTAAATCAACTCGACCAGCTGGTGAATTGTTATTTCAACATGAATACCTTGTGTCCAATTTAACGAGTTTTGTCGCCGAAGATGCGTTTCAAGCCTATCATCAACGGGGCCAAATGGAAAATTATATCAAGGAAGCCAAGGCTGGCTTTTACCTGGATAAAATGACTAGCTCGCAATTTATACCAAATTATGCCCGCATGATGTTCAGTGTCCTCGCTTATAATTTAGTCAGCTTGATGCGCCAATTGTTGCCTGTACAACATCAGCGATTACAGGTTACAACCTTGCGCTTATGGCTGTTTAAAGTAGCGGGTAAGCTGGTGACCAGCGGCCGGCAACTTTATCTAAAATTAAGCCGCCACCACGTCTATCAGGATTTGTTTTATCAACTGTTAGCTCGAATCCAAGCGCTACAGTGGGGCTAA
- a CDS encoding mandelate racemase/muconate lactonizing enzyme family protein, whose protein sequence is MKILEIKEKPVPISSSIQNAYIDFSKMDVSVVAVVTDVVKNGKAVIGYGFNSNGRYAPSGIINKRMIPRIMDAKPIDYLNEDGTNLDPFKLWKIMMTGEKPGGHGERSVAVGTIDMAIWDAVAKIEDKPLYQLLSERYGDGKPDDKVFVYAAGGYYQPGKDDKQLQEELKGYLDMGYSVVKMKIGNSLEEDIRRIEAALEVVPSGKNLAVDANGRLDLKTAIKYGEALERYDLFWYEEPGDPLDFELQAELSKHYKKTMATGENLFSMQDVRNLIRYGGMRKDTDYLQFDCALSYGLVEYMKTLKMLKEYGWSSRRCIPHGGHQMSLNIAAGLKLGGNESYPGIFEPFGGFADDIAVENGYVGLPDIPGIGFETKAKLMKVLYSVAK, encoded by the coding sequence ATGAAAATTCTGGAAATTAAAGAGAAGCCAGTACCTATCAGCTCTAGTATTCAAAATGCTTATATAGATTTTTCTAAGATGGACGTATCTGTTGTTGCCGTAGTAACTGATGTTGTTAAAAATGGTAAGGCTGTTATTGGATACGGATTTAATTCCAATGGTCGATATGCACCAAGTGGTATTATCAATAAACGTATGATTCCACGTATTATGGATGCTAAACCGATTGATTATTTAAATGAAGATGGGACAAACCTTGATCCGTTTAAATTGTGGAAAATTATGATGACTGGCGAAAAACCTGGTGGACATGGGGAACGTTCCGTTGCAGTTGGGACAATTGACATGGCTATCTGGGACGCTGTAGCAAAGATCGAAGATAAGCCACTATATCAATTACTATCGGAACGCTATGGTGATGGTAAGCCAGATGATAAGGTATTTGTGTACGCTGCCGGTGGATATTACCAGCCGGGTAAGGATGATAAGCAGTTACAAGAAGAGCTTAAGGGCTATTTAGATATGGGCTATTCTGTAGTTAAGATGAAGATTGGTAATTCATTAGAAGAAGATATTCGTCGTATTGAAGCTGCACTAGAGGTAGTTCCATCTGGTAAAAATTTAGCAGTTGATGCTAATGGACGCCTTGATTTGAAGACAGCTATTAAATACGGAGAGGCTTTAGAAAGATATGATTTGTTTTGGTATGAGGAACCTGGCGATCCATTAGACTTTGAATTACAGGCTGAATTATCTAAACATTATAAGAAAACAATGGCCACTGGTGAAAATTTATTTTCAATGCAAGATGTCCGCAATTTGATTCGTTATGGGGGAATGAGGAAGGATACTGATTATCTCCAATTTGATTGTGCTTTAAGCTATGGATTAGTTGAGTATATGAAGACACTAAAAATGCTTAAAGAATATGGTTGGTCATCACGTCGTTGCATTCCACATGGCGGACATCAAATGTCATTAAATATTGCTGCAGGACTAAAGCTTGGTGGGAATGAATCTTACCCTGGCATCTTTGAACCTTTTGGTGGATTTGCTGATGATATTGCGGTCGAAAATGGATATGTTGGTTTACCAGATATTCCAGGTATTGGGTTTGAGACTAAAGCTAAACTAATGAAAGTATTGTATTCAGTAGCTAAATAG
- a CDS encoding EAL domain-containing protein codes for MLCFWGQPRFSRKPFSAFGYELFLREGEPGKWRVPNDFSQFSAQQIIDLLVKTVPQLAPKIPNISINADVDQFIDPAFYQPFSQVKQLLPMINLAIELTEHPSAQRITATKLVTAAASFNQFGMRVILDDVGSGNNQLARVQLLNPYVHEYKFAIQNFRPASTLEDILPQLAYWHSLAQKNHKALTIEGVESVTDIALLSRYKIDMLQGYFLGRPEYLPTQH; via the coding sequence ATGCTATGTTTCTGGGGACAACCAAGATTTTCACGAAAACCTTTTTCTGCATTTGGCTATGAACTGTTTTTGCGTGAAGGCGAACCAGGTAAATGGCGCGTGCCAAATGATTTTAGCCAGTTTTCTGCACAGCAAATTATCGACTTGTTAGTTAAAACGGTGCCACAACTGGCACCGAAGATACCAAATATTTCGATCAATGCAGATGTCGATCAATTTATTGACCCGGCGTTTTATCAACCATTTTCCCAGGTCAAACAACTGCTGCCGATGATCAATTTAGCTATTGAATTGACTGAGCATCCATCTGCTCAGCGGATCACAGCAACTAAGTTAGTGACCGCTGCGGCAAGTTTCAACCAGTTTGGTATGCGCGTTATTCTTGATGATGTCGGTTCAGGTAATAACCAGTTAGCGCGTGTACAGTTATTAAATCCTTATGTCCATGAATATAAATTTGCGATTCAAAACTTTCGTCCAGCCTCTACATTGGAAGATATTTTACCGCAATTGGCTTATTGGCATAGTCTGGCCCAGAAAAACCATAAAGCACTGACAATTGAAGGCGTAGAATCAGTAACCGATATTGCGCTTTTATCGCGTTATAAAATTGATATGTTACAAGGCTATTTTCTTGGCCGCCCCGAATATCTACCTACACAGCATTAA
- a CDS encoding ClC family H(+)/Cl(-) exchange transporter — MQRLKQFDNTRLKFILKGLLVGLLSGVVVSMFRWLIEISLQQAIQLFQWLHFQPVWLLALPVISIALAWLIGMLVKGEPNIMGSGIPQVEGQLAGDLTIPWWPVLWRKFVAGVLGIGPGLFLGREGPSIQLGAAVGQGVATRLGRSDSEKRILLASGAAAGLSAAFSAPIAGTLFVLEEIYHNFSPLVWMTSLASAIAADFISLNFFGLTPVLHIHYAYSFPLALYWQLIILGIVLGLAGFFYQRVLLALPKWYSKLKWLPRYFQGVIPLLLVIPIGYFWPHALGGGNLVILGLAIKLPSFWPLLALFLLRFIFSMISYGSGLPGGIFLPILTLGALIGALLGTLFTQWQWMPQIYIMNFVIFAMAGYFAGIGKAPFTAILLITEMVGDLRHLMPLALVSLVAYIVVDVLGGAPIYESLLSRLNFGNTLARMSGKNDRLEMPVFAGSPLEDKQVRDVKWPQESLLIAIRRQNREVIPHGDTLLRAGDTLIVLTAHERRGIVRRKLMQVAAKRKNLQT, encoded by the coding sequence TTGCAAAGGTTAAAACAATTTGATAATACACGCTTAAAATTTATTTTAAAAGGGCTATTAGTCGGTTTATTAAGTGGTGTAGTGGTGAGTATGTTTCGTTGGCTGATCGAGATCAGTTTACAACAAGCAATTCAGTTGTTTCAGTGGCTGCATTTCCAGCCAGTTTGGTTGTTAGCTTTGCCGGTTATTAGCATTGCGTTGGCCTGGTTGATCGGAATGTTGGTCAAAGGAGAGCCGAATATTATGGGTTCAGGCATTCCACAGGTTGAAGGTCAACTAGCTGGTGACTTAACGATTCCGTGGTGGCCGGTTTTATGGCGTAAATTCGTCGCTGGTGTATTAGGCATTGGGCCAGGTTTGTTTCTTGGCCGTGAAGGGCCTTCGATTCAATTAGGCGCCGCTGTTGGACAGGGTGTGGCGACTCGGTTAGGTCGTTCAGATTCGGAAAAACGAATTTTACTGGCTAGTGGCGCCGCCGCTGGATTATCAGCTGCCTTTAGCGCACCAATTGCCGGAACGTTATTCGTACTGGAAGAAATTTATCATAATTTTTCGCCGTTAGTGTGGATGACTTCATTAGCCAGCGCGATCGCGGCTGATTTTATTTCGTTAAACTTTTTTGGTCTGACGCCAGTTTTACATATTCATTATGCTTACAGCTTTCCACTGGCGTTATACTGGCAACTGATTATTTTAGGAATTGTGTTGGGCTTGGCGGGCTTTTTCTATCAACGGGTGCTGCTGGCCTTACCTAAATGGTACAGTAAGCTCAAGTGGCTACCACGATATTTCCAAGGTGTGATTCCGTTATTGCTAGTGATCCCAATTGGCTATTTTTGGCCGCATGCATTAGGTGGCGGTAATCTAGTGATACTTGGATTAGCAATTAAGCTACCTTCATTTTGGCCATTATTAGCGTTGTTTTTATTGCGGTTTATCTTTTCCATGATTTCCTATGGCTCAGGTTTGCCTGGGGGGATTTTTCTGCCTATTCTGACTTTAGGCGCGTTGATTGGTGCATTGTTAGGGACATTGTTTACTCAATGGCAGTGGATGCCCCAAATCTATATCATGAACTTCGTTATTTTTGCCATGGCTGGCTATTTTGCTGGCATTGGTAAGGCACCGTTTACGGCGATTTTATTGATCACGGAAATGGTCGGTGATCTACGTCATTTAATGCCATTGGCACTAGTTTCACTAGTGGCCTATATCGTTGTTGATGTGTTGGGTGGTGCGCCAATCTATGAATCGCTATTATCGCGGTTAAACTTCGGTAATACCTTAGCGCGGATGAGCGGCAAAAATGATCGCCTCGAGATGCCAGTTTTTGCTGGCAGTCCGCTGGAGGATAAGCAAGTCCGTGATGTAAAATGGCCACAGGAAAGTTTGTTGATCGCAATACGGCGGCAAAATCGTGAAGTGATCCCTCATGGTGATACCTTATTACGCGCTGGTGATACGTTGATCGTTTTGACTGCCCATGAGCGACGAGGTATAGTTCGACGGAAGTTAATGCAGGTTGCGGCAAAGCGCAAAAATCTGCAAACTTGA
- a CDS encoding IS701 family transposase — MLNSFYQKSSLLTTLHAYFFDLKAAGLSKPMGLNYFWLCLALLVIGDRHSIRHLFEQFLGRVTKHSLNTFYRALAVIGDHLPQLEVRNLTYLLTLIPTTCQDLPLLLVLDDTVQPKFGHKFTGVKYLFDHAAHTGKRLVNAHDFVTLGLMIPTQRDQDDQPVYTFLPLATHLYQAEQATKYQQAAQMIKTTLKSIASDQQVFLLCDSWYPKAEINQLVMTQPNLAMIANVRKDTAMFGLPKRTGKRGRPRKYGDQIHLGNIALNLCSAGDQIGIVRCLTRLMPQPVYMIRVQRKTTCRLFMATSAPEELAAITTETLAVDPTQLTYRTPETSAPAPALRALAYYQKRWAIETYFYEMKTFWHFGDYAVRSVAKIEADHHLLNTAYTLMIVLPLTQPSLAFLVTKSLRERKLWLSRQIQAALFLASLARQVQRRLKTTPAKVVIQWLASCWSGVSEKL; from the coding sequence GTGTTGAACTCATTTTATCAAAAATCATCACTTTTAACCACCCTCCACGCCTATTTTTTTGATTTAAAAGCGGCTGGCTTGTCTAAGCCAATGGGCCTTAACTATTTTTGGTTGTGTCTAGCGTTGTTAGTGATTGGTGACCGCCACTCGATCCGCCACTTATTTGAACAATTTCTGGGCCGGGTGACGAAGCATTCTTTGAACACGTTTTATCGGGCTTTGGCAGTGATCGGTGACCACTTGCCACAGTTAGAAGTGCGCAACTTGACGTATTTACTGACCTTGATTCCCACTACTTGTCAGGACTTGCCCTTATTATTGGTTCTGGATGACACGGTCCAACCCAAGTTCGGCCACAAATTTACCGGCGTCAAATATCTATTCGATCACGCCGCACATACGGGTAAGCGGCTCGTCAATGCCCATGATTTCGTTACTTTAGGTCTGATGATCCCAACACAGCGGGACCAAGATGACCAGCCAGTTTATACGTTCTTGCCGTTAGCCACGCACCTTTATCAGGCGGAACAGGCGACCAAATACCAGCAAGCGGCGCAAATGATCAAGACGACTTTGAAATCGATCGCCAGCGACCAACAAGTGTTCCTACTGTGTGACAGTTGGTATCCCAAAGCTGAGATCAACCAACTGGTCATGACGCAACCTAATCTAGCTATGATCGCCAATGTGCGTAAAGATACCGCCATGTTTGGCTTACCCAAACGCACCGGTAAGCGCGGTCGGCCGCGGAAATATGGTGACCAGATCCATTTGGGAAATATTGCATTAAATCTTTGTTCGGCCGGAGATCAGATCGGTATAGTGCGGTGTCTGACACGCTTGATGCCCCAGCCAGTTTACATGATCCGCGTACAACGCAAGACGACTTGTCGTCTGTTCATGGCGACGAGCGCGCCCGAAGAATTAGCGGCGATCACAACCGAAACCCTAGCCGTTGATCCGACCCAGCTCACCTATCGGACGCCGGAGACCAGCGCCCCTGCGCCAGCGCTACGAGCGTTGGCCTACTATCAAAAACGTTGGGCGATCGAGACCTATTTTTATGAAATGAAAACATTCTGGCACTTCGGTGATTACGCCGTGCGTTCAGTAGCCAAGATTGAAGCCGATCATCATTTATTGAATACGGCGTATACCTTGATGATCGTATTGCCATTGACCCAACCTAGTTTAGCTTTTTTGGTAACCAAAAGTTTGCGTGAACGCAAACTCTGGTTAAGTCGGCAAATTCAAGCGGCGCTGTTTTTGGCTAGTTTAGCGCGGCAAGTGCAAAGGCGGTTAAAAACAACACCGGCCAAAGTGGTGATTCAGTGGTTGGCTTCTTGTTGGTCGGGGGTCAGTGAAAAGCTGTAA
- the rnr gene encoding ribonuclease R, producing MKNAELFQAEVLNFLTEHANHYFTAEELDQQLKLRNAAAFKVLVQTLTQLEQDKKIKLNGSGHFGVAVERQKVSGVFHANDRGFGFISYDPELPDVYVSADNTAFALNGDEVEAEVIKEAVPNSGKGPEGKIVNIIKRNFTTVVGEFTGFPTSQVKSSGQFGYVSLTQRSLQDVPVFITDDGVQPQDGDMVVVDITKFPSVENPKSMLGIAKQDLGNKNAPGVDILSIVYRHGIPTEFPDAVMQEANEIPSEVQPEEKQGRRDLTDQNFVTIDGETSKDFDDAVVVWKMDNGHYHLGVSIADVAHYVTPGTALNDEAFERGTSTYLTDRVLPMLPERLSNGICSLNPQVERLTMTCEMEIDAKGNIVKHEIFPAVIKSAARMTYTAVNQILDDNDAEVRAEYAELVPMFEQMGALHKILWQMRHDRGAIDFDKPEAKIIVDSEGHPTDIVVSDRGTSERMIESFMLAANETVAEHYNKLHVPFLYRVHETPDSEKMRAFYEFINNIGVVAKGDSQNIKPRMLQAVLAKIEGQPVQPVIQIMMLRSMKQAKYADQLLGHFGLAAKYYTHFTSPIRRYPDLMVHRLIHWYMENGTDEEAQDKYRDQLDEIAKHSSEMERRSIDAERDTDDLKKAEFMLPHVGEDFDAVVSSVTKFGLFIELPNTVEGLVHISTMGDDYYNFIESYMAMVGEHTKKTYRVGQPVKVTLTDVDMDQSQINFKLLPDENTPTSDLGDLVERPKPSRNFQRREGGNNRRPGGNSRGGYRGNRNSSSNGNSHNRQGASNGNRNHSGASANRNRNRRGGSGNSNHPFTIRNNQSHGEHK from the coding sequence TTGAAAAACGCTGAATTATTTCAAGCTGAAGTATTAAATTTTCTAACTGAACACGCCAACCATTATTTTACGGCGGAGGAGCTAGATCAACAATTAAAGTTGCGCAATGCAGCTGCTTTTAAAGTCTTGGTGCAAACCTTGACTCAATTAGAACAAGATAAAAAAATTAAATTAAACGGTAGCGGTCATTTTGGTGTCGCAGTTGAGCGACAAAAGGTCAGTGGTGTTTTTCACGCTAACGATCGCGGTTTTGGTTTTATTAGCTACGATCCTGAACTACCTGATGTTTACGTTTCAGCAGATAACACCGCTTTTGCCTTAAATGGTGATGAAGTTGAAGCTGAGGTGATCAAGGAAGCTGTACCGAACAGCGGTAAGGGTCCTGAAGGTAAGATTGTTAATATCATCAAGCGTAACTTTACGACGGTTGTGGGTGAGTTTACTGGCTTCCCAACCAGTCAGGTAAAGAGCTCAGGTCAATTTGGTTATGTTAGCTTGACACAGCGCAGTCTGCAGGATGTTCCTGTATTTATTACCGATGACGGTGTCCAACCTCAAGATGGTGATATGGTCGTTGTTGATATTACCAAGTTCCCAAGTGTTGAAAATCCTAAGAGTATGTTAGGAATCGCTAAACAAGATCTTGGTAATAAAAATGCGCCTGGTGTCGATATTCTATCAATTGTTTACCGCCATGGCATTCCAACTGAATTTCCTGATGCAGTGATGCAGGAAGCTAACGAAATTCCTAGTGAAGTCCAGCCAGAAGAAAAGCAAGGGCGGCGTGACCTAACTGACCAAAACTTTGTGACCATCGATGGTGAAACTTCAAAAGACTTTGATGATGCCGTTGTTGTTTGGAAGATGGATAATGGGCATTATCATTTAGGGGTTAGTATCGCCGATGTTGCCCATTATGTTACCCCAGGGACCGCCTTGAACGATGAGGCTTTTGAACGGGGGACGAGTACCTACTTGACTGATCGTGTTTTACCAATGTTACCAGAACGCTTGTCTAACGGCATTTGTTCCTTGAATCCGCAAGTTGAGCGGTTGACGATGACTTGCGAAATGGAGATCGATGCTAAAGGGAATATTGTTAAGCACGAAATTTTCCCAGCGGTCATTAAGAGCGCTGCACGGATGACTTATACAGCGGTCAACCAAATTTTGGACGACAACGATGCTGAGGTCCGAGCAGAATATGCTGAATTAGTACCAATGTTTGAACAAATGGGTGCCTTGCACAAAATCCTATGGCAAATGCGACATGATCGTGGTGCCATCGATTTTGATAAGCCAGAAGCGAAAATTATTGTTGATAGTGAAGGCCATCCGACTGACATTGTGGTCAGTGATCGCGGGACTAGTGAACGGATGATCGAATCCTTTATGTTGGCTGCTAACGAAACTGTTGCTGAACACTATAACAAGTTACATGTACCATTCTTATATCGTGTTCATGAAACACCTGATAGCGAAAAAATGCGCGCCTTCTATGAATTTATTAATAATATTGGGGTCGTGGCTAAAGGTGATAGCCAGAACATTAAGCCACGGATGCTACAGGCTGTTTTGGCTAAAATTGAAGGTCAACCGGTACAACCGGTGATCCAGATCATGATGTTGCGCAGTATGAAACAAGCTAAATATGCGGATCAGTTGTTAGGCCACTTTGGCTTGGCTGCTAAATACTATACGCATTTTACGTCACCAATTCGTCGTTATCCTGATTTGATGGTGCATCGCTTGATCCATTGGTACATGGAAAATGGGACCGATGAAGAAGCGCAAGATAAATATCGCGATCAGTTGGATGAAATTGCTAAACACAGTTCTGAAATGGAACGGCGTTCGATCGATGCTGAACGCGATACCGACGATTTGAAGAAAGCAGAATTTATGTTGCCGCACGTTGGTGAAGATTTTGATGCTGTAGTTAGCTCAGTGACTAAGTTTGGTTTGTTTATTGAACTACCAAATACGGTTGAAGGTTTAGTCCATATTTCAACTATGGGCGATGACTATTACAACTTTATCGAGAGTTATATGGCAATGGTTGGGGAGCACACAAAGAAGACTTATCGGGTTGGTCAGCCAGTTAAGGTGACTTTGACCGATGTTGATATGGATCAAAGCCAAATCAATTTCAAGTTATTACCAGACGAAAATACACCAACCAGTGACTTAGGTGATTTAGTTGAGCGGCCAAAACCAAGCCGGAATTTCCAGCGGCGTGAAGGTGGTAATAATCGTCGACCTGGTGGCAATAGTCGCGGTGGTTACCGGGGTAACCGAAATAGTTCAAGCAATGGCAACAGTCATAATCGTCAGGGCGCAAGCAATGGTAATCGTAACCATTCGGGTGCAAGTGCTAATCGTAACCGCAATCGCCGTGGCGGTAGCGGCAACAGCAACCACCCATTTACGATCCGTAACAACCAAAGTCATGGCGAGCATAAATAA
- the secG gene encoding preprotein translocase subunit SecG produces MYNTILTLLLIVSVLIVIAVLMQPSKQQDALSALSGGAQDLFGKQKARGFEAFMQKVTIVLGVLFFVFSLALAYVSSH; encoded by the coding sequence GTGTACAACACTATCTTAACCCTGCTGTTGATTGTTTCTGTACTAATCGTAATTGCGGTCTTAATGCAGCCAAGCAAGCAGCAAGATGCATTGAGCGCCTTATCCGGCGGTGCACAGGACCTATTCGGTAAACAAAAGGCACGCGGTTTTGAAGCGTTCATGCAAAAAGTAACGATCGTACTCGGCGTTTTATTTTTTGTATTTTCGTTAGCTTTAGCTTACGTGTCATCGCACTAG